One Eubacterium sp. AB3007 genomic window, AAAGCTTCAGAATCATCTCCATGGCTTTCATGAAAAGTTCGTTCAGCCGGTTGACACCATCGGAGAGACGTTCCGCGCTATCTCCTACCAAACTGACGGCAAAACCCAGCACAAGTGCCATAACGATTACCTGGAGCATGTTTGCTTCATAGATAGGCGCCAGAAAGTTTGCCGGAAAAATATTGACGATTGTATCCATGAAAGATGTTTTCTCCGCTGCCTCATATGTCAGATCTGATGTGGAGAGCACCGGAAAGAATCCCTTGAACAAATTTGCAATAAAAAGTCCGATTGCTGTGGCGAACGCCGTAGTGCACATATAATAGAGAACGGTCGTTCCACCAATGGCGCCCACCTTCCGGATATCCTTCATGGAGACCACCCCTGCCATGATAGAGAACAAAACGATGGGCCCGACAATAAATTTGATCAGGTTAAGAAAGATCGTACCAAAGGGTTTGATGTAAGTGTTAGCGAATTCTGCATAGTCCTGAATGAATAGCCCCACTATGATTGCCAGTGCCAGTGCAATAAATATCTGTCCCGCAAGTGATAATTTCCTCATAATAAACCTCCTTACAATGACTTCCGGGCAGCAAGTCGCAGCTGCCCGCACGCACCATCGATATCCGCCCCCAGCTGCCTTCTAACAGTACAAGGGATACCGGCATCCTCAAGGCGTGTGGCGATTTCCCGGGCTTTCGCTCGTCCCACGGTCCCAAATCCAGTCTCGTTCACCTCGTTCAGTGGAATCAGGTTCACATGACAGAGCATACCCCGGATCAATTGGATCAACTGTCCGATCACTTCCACGGTGTCATTCACTCCGTGGATCAGAGCATATTCAAAGGTGACCCGTCGTCCAGTCTCCTGCGCATAGTCCCTCACTGCCGGAAGGAGCATGGACAGTCCGTACTTTCGGTTGATGGGCATGAGTTCCGAACGCAGCGCATTGGTGGGAGCATGTAGAGAAATCGCCAGGTTCACCTGAGGCAGATCCTTTCCAAAACGGCGGATACAGGGAACAAGACCGCAGGTGGATACGGTAATATTCCTCATGCTCATGCCATATCCTTCAGGAGCATGCAACAGGCGGATGAACTTCACCAGCTGCTCATAGTTATCAAAGGGTTCTCCGGTCCCCATCACCACCACATGGCTGATAGGCTTTCCGGTCTCCCTTTGGATGTCAAGTACCTGCGAAAGCATCTCTCCAGCGGTCAGGTTCCTGACC contains:
- the rlmN gene encoding 23S rRNA (adenine(2503)-C(2))-methyltransferase RlmN, with the protein product MIKLRDLTLEELKQYMIELGQPPFRAKQIYDWLYKGVTEFSAMGNIPIDLREKLAETCQIDPLQVLREQKSNVDGTRKFLFGLPDGNAVESVYMEYKYGASVCVSSQAGCRMGCAFCASGIDGLVRNLTAGEMLSQVLDIQRETGKPISHVVVMGTGEPFDNYEQLVKFIRLLHAPEGYGMSMRNITVSTCGLVPCIRRFGKDLPQVNLAISLHAPTNALRSELMPINRKYGLSMLLPAVRDYAQETGRRVTFEYALIHGVNDTVEVIGQLIQLIRGMLCHVNLIPLNEVNETGFGTVGRAKAREIATRLEDAGIPCTVRRQLGADIDGACGQLRLAARKSL